A section of the Ruania halotolerans genome encodes:
- a CDS encoding glycoside hydrolase family 65 protein, with protein MTNGHGQHAHTGEAGDSTEYADHRRGYGIHPWKLTRSGLLLDDVAASETLFTLSNGHFGMRGSLEEGEPRVEPGTYINGFYEQRPLPHAEAGYGFPESGETVVNVTDGKLIRLFVGDSPFDLRYGTTHSHERALDLRSGTLDRSTEWTSPNGQSVRVTSRRLVSFAHRSLAAIHYEVEALDDNVYLALYSDLLANEQNATPSSDPRDAAVLDRPLKSEGSGARGQQAVLMHRTRRSKLRMAAGMDHVLEVPQGAQTTIEASGDLARYTVTAQLPKGSKLRMVKYLSYGWSHRRSTPALRDQVEAALAVGKLIGWDELLEKQRAYLDDFWQHADVEIDGDPGLQQAVRVSMFHVLQCSARAEGQGLGAKGLSGIGYDGHTFWDADLFALPMLTYTMPSAARDHLLWRRDTLPEARARATELGLAGAAFPWRTITGKECSGYWPAGTAAFHVNSAVANATARYVAATGDDEFDAGPGTELLTETARLWISLGHFDGAFHIDGVTGPDEYTAIVDDNLYTNVMAQANLTEAAHACERNPGTASALGVTASEIAMWRRAASEMAIPYDDELGVHAQSEDFTKQDEWDFEKTADEFYPLLLHYPYFQIYRKQVVKQADLVLAMQLRGDLFTPEQKSRNFAYYEARTVRDSSLSAATQAVLAAETGHLNLAYDYWAEVALVDLGDLHGNVDDGLHIAAMGGSWQVAACGFGGMRDHGGYVSFAPRLPEALTRLRFRIRSEKRVIEVEVTRIDGQELATYRLIEGETFTTTHHGEPVELVGSGSVQRAVPPAPQVEPVTQPARRGPTRRRPQR; from the coding sequence ATGACGAATGGACACGGCCAGCACGCGCACACCGGCGAGGCGGGGGATTCCACCGAGTACGCCGACCATCGCCGCGGATACGGCATCCATCCATGGAAGCTCACCCGAAGCGGTCTGCTGCTCGACGATGTGGCCGCCAGTGAGACCCTCTTCACCCTCTCCAACGGCCACTTCGGAATGCGCGGTTCCCTCGAGGAGGGCGAACCGCGGGTGGAACCGGGGACCTACATCAATGGTTTCTACGAACAGCGACCGCTCCCGCACGCCGAAGCCGGCTACGGATTTCCCGAATCCGGTGAGACCGTCGTCAACGTCACCGACGGCAAGCTGATCCGACTGTTCGTCGGGGACTCCCCGTTCGACCTGCGCTACGGCACCACGCACAGCCATGAGCGAGCCCTCGATCTGCGCAGCGGCACGCTCGACCGGAGCACGGAATGGACCTCACCGAACGGGCAGTCGGTGCGGGTGACCTCTCGGCGCCTCGTCTCCTTCGCGCACCGCTCGCTGGCCGCCATCCACTACGAGGTGGAGGCCCTCGACGACAACGTTTACCTCGCCCTGTACTCCGACCTGCTGGCCAACGAGCAGAACGCGACTCCGTCCTCAGATCCGCGTGATGCCGCCGTACTGGACCGGCCGCTGAAGTCTGAGGGTTCGGGCGCCCGCGGGCAGCAGGCCGTGTTGATGCACCGCACCCGGCGCAGCAAGTTGCGGATGGCGGCCGGGATGGATCATGTGCTTGAAGTTCCCCAGGGGGCACAGACCACGATCGAGGCGAGCGGGGACCTTGCCCGGTATACGGTCACTGCTCAGCTGCCCAAGGGCAGTAAGTTGCGCATGGTCAAGTACCTGTCCTACGGCTGGTCGCACCGCAGGTCCACCCCGGCGCTGCGCGATCAGGTGGAAGCAGCGCTCGCCGTCGGAAAGCTCATCGGGTGGGACGAACTGCTGGAGAAGCAGCGTGCCTACCTGGACGACTTCTGGCAGCACGCCGATGTCGAGATCGACGGCGATCCGGGCCTGCAACAGGCGGTGCGGGTTTCGATGTTCCACGTGCTGCAGTGCTCAGCCCGTGCGGAAGGCCAGGGTCTCGGCGCCAAGGGCTTGAGCGGGATCGGCTATGACGGGCACACCTTCTGGGATGCCGACCTGTTCGCCCTGCCGATGCTCACCTACACGATGCCCTCGGCGGCCCGGGACCACCTGCTCTGGCGGCGGGACACGCTGCCAGAGGCGCGGGCACGGGCCACCGAACTCGGGTTGGCGGGAGCGGCGTTCCCATGGCGGACCATCACCGGCAAGGAGTGTTCCGGATACTGGCCCGCGGGCACGGCGGCATTCCACGTGAACTCCGCCGTGGCGAACGCCACGGCGCGGTACGTGGCAGCCACCGGAGACGACGAGTTCGATGCCGGCCCGGGCACCGAACTGCTCACTGAAACCGCACGACTGTGGATCTCGCTGGGGCACTTCGACGGCGCCTTCCACATCGACGGCGTGACCGGCCCGGACGAGTACACCGCGATCGTGGACGACAACCTCTACACGAACGTCATGGCTCAGGCGAATCTCACCGAGGCGGCCCACGCGTGCGAACGCAATCCGGGCACAGCGTCGGCGCTGGGTGTCACGGCGAGCGAGATCGCGATGTGGCGCCGTGCCGCCTCTGAGATGGCGATCCCGTACGACGACGAGCTCGGCGTGCATGCCCAATCCGAGGACTTCACCAAACAGGACGAATGGGACTTCGAGAAGACGGCGGACGAGTTCTACCCGCTCCTGCTGCACTACCCGTACTTCCAGATCTATCGCAAGCAGGTGGTCAAGCAGGCAGACCTCGTACTCGCGATGCAGCTGCGCGGTGATCTCTTCACTCCGGAGCAGAAATCCCGCAACTTCGCCTACTACGAGGCGCGCACCGTGCGAGACTCCTCCCTCTCGGCGGCCACCCAGGCGGTGCTCGCGGCCGAGACCGGGCACCTGAACCTCGCCTACGATTACTGGGCCGAAGTGGCATTGGTGGATCTGGGCGACCTGCACGGCAACGTCGATGACGGCCTGCACATCGCCGCGATGGGTGGCAGTTGGCAGGTGGCCGCGTGCGGCTTCGGAGGCATGCGCGATCACGGGGGGTACGTCTCGTTCGCCCCGCGCCTGCCCGAGGCCCTGACTCGACTCCGATTCCGGATCCGCAGCGAGAAGCGCGTGATCGAGGTGGAGGTCACCCGCATCGATGGTCAGGAACTCGCCACCTACCGCCTCATCGAGGGTGAGACGTTCACGACCACTCACCACGGGGAACCGGTCGAACTCGTCGGCTCCGGTTCCGTGCAGAGGGCAGTTCCACCGGCTCCCCAGGTGGAGCCCGTGACCCAGCCGGCTCGCCGGGGGCCCACCCGGCGACGCCCGCAGCGGTAG
- a CDS encoding HAD family hydrolase yields the protein MSPLPETLRRLGLPSHIRACLFDLDGVLTRTATLHYAAWKQTFDAILTAQGLAEFTESDYAAHVDGRRRYDGVRTFLTSRGITPPEGSPDDPPSAETVCGIGNRKDADVRRILDERGVETFPGSVAYLAAVREAGIPTAVVTASANAVAVLTAAGLIDQFDARIDGVVAAERSLPGKPAPDTFLAGAAALDISPEHAVVIEDAIAGVEAGRAGEFGYVIGVDRLGHAHALSEAGADLVVGDLGELIPDRSSLEQPPGGAIPATGADLADSAETNRESR from the coding sequence ATGAGCCCTCTCCCCGAAACGCTCCGTCGTCTCGGCCTGCCCTCGCACATCCGGGCATGCCTGTTCGACCTGGACGGCGTGCTCACCAGGACCGCCACGCTCCACTACGCGGCGTGGAAGCAGACCTTCGATGCGATCCTGACCGCACAAGGGCTCGCCGAGTTCACCGAGTCGGACTATGCCGCCCATGTGGACGGCCGGCGGCGGTACGACGGGGTGCGCACCTTCCTCACGTCGCGGGGTATCACCCCACCCGAGGGCTCCCCCGACGACCCGCCGTCCGCGGAGACCGTGTGCGGCATCGGCAACCGCAAGGACGCGGACGTGCGGCGCATCCTGGATGAGCGCGGCGTGGAGACCTTCCCCGGTTCCGTTGCCTACCTCGCCGCCGTGCGCGAGGCCGGGATCCCGACGGCGGTCGTCACCGCTTCTGCCAACGCCGTCGCCGTGCTCACGGCGGCCGGTCTGATCGATCAGTTCGACGCCCGGATCGACGGCGTGGTGGCCGCGGAGCGCTCCCTGCCGGGCAAACCGGCACCGGATACCTTCCTCGCCGGTGCCGCGGCGCTCGACATATCTCCTGAGCACGCCGTGGTGATCGAAGACGCGATCGCTGGAGTCGAAGCCGGCCGGGCTGGCGAGTTCGGCTACGTGATCGGCGTGGACCGGCTCGGCCACGCGCATGCCCTCTCCGAAGCGGGCGCCGATCTCGTGGTCGGCGACCTGGGCGAACTCATCCCGGACCGATCGTCGCTGGAACAACCGCCCGGCGGCGCGATTCCTGCCACCGGGGCAGACCTGGCCGACTCCGCCGAGACCAACCGGGAGAGCCGATGA
- a CDS encoding BCCT family transporter — translation MTDQSTGQSEPRSGLSRTFQSWADRLGLRTDPTIFFVAAGLMVLFLILLVIFPNQTGETFTAGREWIVTNLGWFFIFGVSAWLIFLVGLAVSRYGRIRLGDDDAKPTYGNVSWFTMLFAGGIGTILMFWGVAEPIYHFSQPPRDEVVPFTIEAAEQAMGFSIYHFGLHTWAIFTLPGLAFAFFVYRFKLPMRVSSVFYPLLKDRIYGPIGRTIDIFAILGTLFGVAVSIGLGTQQINAGLTELLSVPDSVLVKVIIIAVLTTVAVSSIVAGLDKGIKRLSNINIGAAVGLMVFVFIAGSTVFLARQIVETISIYATSIIPLSFWNDAMSRYTEEGWGWQATWTVFYWAWTVTWAPFMGIFLARISKGRTIREFVLGVLVAPTMFTIVWFAIFGWSAMDFDGIGGSGGEITQRVVTEENVPLAMFTFFDQFTVPEGVITLIQGLAVLIVAVFFATSSDSASLVVDMLCTGDVDAGPVRQRMFWGIAEGTLAASLIVLAGDAGLKALQEVITVIGLPIFIMVFAMAFALFRGIQTEVKAAKVVEPARGAARPAERRRPR, via the coding sequence ATGACGGACCAGTCGACCGGCCAGAGCGAACCGCGCTCGGGCCTGTCCCGCACGTTCCAGTCCTGGGCCGACCGGCTTGGCCTGAGAACCGATCCCACGATCTTCTTCGTGGCGGCCGGCCTGATGGTTCTCTTCCTGATCCTGCTGGTGATCTTCCCCAATCAGACCGGTGAGACGTTCACCGCCGGCCGCGAATGGATCGTGACGAACCTCGGCTGGTTCTTCATCTTCGGGGTCTCGGCGTGGCTGATCTTCCTCGTCGGCCTGGCCGTGAGCCGTTACGGTCGGATCCGGCTGGGTGACGACGACGCCAAACCCACCTACGGCAACGTCTCCTGGTTCACGATGTTGTTCGCCGGCGGAATCGGCACCATCCTGATGTTCTGGGGAGTGGCCGAACCCATCTACCACTTCTCCCAACCGCCACGCGATGAGGTCGTGCCATTCACGATCGAGGCGGCCGAACAGGCGATGGGATTCTCCATCTACCACTTCGGTCTGCATACCTGGGCGATCTTCACCCTGCCTGGCCTCGCGTTCGCCTTCTTCGTCTACCGGTTCAAGCTGCCCATGCGGGTCAGTTCGGTCTTCTACCCCCTGCTGAAGGACCGGATCTACGGGCCGATCGGCCGGACGATCGATATCTTCGCGATCCTCGGCACGCTCTTCGGAGTTGCCGTCTCCATCGGTTTGGGCACGCAGCAGATCAACGCCGGCCTCACCGAGTTGCTCAGCGTGCCCGACTCGGTCCTGGTGAAGGTCATCATCATCGCGGTGCTGACCACAGTCGCCGTCAGCTCCATCGTGGCCGGCCTGGACAAGGGCATCAAACGGCTCTCGAATATCAACATCGGAGCGGCCGTCGGACTCATGGTCTTCGTGTTCATCGCCGGTTCCACCGTGTTTCTGGCGCGGCAGATCGTGGAGACAATCAGCATCTACGCCACCTCGATCATCCCGCTCTCGTTCTGGAACGACGCCATGTCCCGCTACACCGAAGAAGGGTGGGGCTGGCAGGCCACCTGGACCGTCTTCTACTGGGCCTGGACCGTGACCTGGGCACCATTCATGGGAATCTTCCTCGCCCGCATCTCCAAGGGGCGCACCATCCGCGAGTTCGTGCTCGGCGTGCTCGTGGCGCCGACGATGTTCACCATCGTCTGGTTCGCCATCTTCGGTTGGTCCGCCATGGACTTCGACGGAATCGGCGGCAGCGGCGGAGAGATCACACAACGGGTTGTCACCGAGGAGAACGTGCCACTGGCGATGTTCACCTTCTTCGACCAATTCACGGTTCCGGAGGGGGTGATCACACTGATCCAAGGGCTGGCCGTGCTGATCGTGGCGGTCTTCTTCGCCACCTCCTCCGACTCGGCCTCGCTCGTGGTGGACATGCTGTGCACCGGTGACGTCGATGCTGGTCCGGTCCGCCAGCGGATGTTCTGGGGGATCGCCGAGGGCACCCTGGCCGCCTCACTGATCGTGCTCGCCGGGGACGCCGGATTGAAAGCCCTCCAAGAAGTGATCACCGTGATCGGATTGCCCATCTTCATCATGGTGTTCGCCATGGCGTTCGCGCTGTTCCGGGGCATCCAGACGGAGGTGAAGGCGGCCAAGGTGGTCGAACCCGCGCGCGGGGCGGCACGGCCGGCGGAGCGGCGACGCCCCCGGTAA
- a CDS encoding RNA polymerase sigma factor: MDDLLRTLGPRTLAVLVRRGAEFTAAEDAVQEALLEAARRWPEARPADPAAWLVRVAWRKFLDAVRADEARRRREVTVAVAPPPGATEEHDDTLLLLTRCCHPDLSPASAIALTLRAVGGLTTAQIARAYLVPEATMAQRISRAKRTLAGARFDRLGASATVLHVLYLVFNEGFTGKVDLAEEAIRLTRQLAAAESEPETHGLLALMLLHHARRAARFTGTGELVPLDEQDRSRWDTAMIAEGVEILQRALAQDRHGEYQVQAAIAALHDDAPRAEETDWPQILSWYDELMRLSGASPVVALNRAVAVGQTDGPLAGLRALQEVPDGVPRRDAVAAWLSERAGDTARAAELYVLAARAATSEPERRHLLKRAAHCARGGLPA, translated from the coding sequence ATGGATGATCTGCTGCGCACTCTGGGACCGCGCACCCTGGCTGTTCTCGTTCGCCGTGGAGCCGAGTTCACGGCGGCCGAGGACGCTGTGCAAGAGGCTCTGCTGGAGGCCGCGCGGCGCTGGCCCGAGGCGCGGCCGGCAGATCCGGCCGCGTGGTTGGTGCGGGTGGCATGGCGCAAGTTCCTCGATGCCGTCCGCGCAGACGAGGCGAGGCGGCGGCGGGAGGTGACAGTCGCCGTCGCCCCTCCTCCCGGCGCCACCGAGGAACACGATGACACGCTGCTACTCCTCACTCGCTGTTGCCACCCGGACCTGAGCCCTGCGTCGGCGATCGCCCTCACCCTGCGGGCGGTCGGCGGCCTCACGACGGCGCAGATCGCCCGGGCGTACCTGGTGCCGGAGGCGACGATGGCGCAACGGATCAGCCGCGCGAAACGCACGCTGGCGGGGGCCCGGTTCGACCGGCTCGGCGCCTCCGCCACCGTGCTGCACGTGCTGTACCTGGTGTTCAACGAGGGGTTCACCGGGAAGGTGGACCTGGCCGAGGAGGCGATCCGGCTGACCCGACAGCTCGCCGCCGCCGAGAGCGAACCAGAGACACACGGCCTGCTCGCCCTGATGCTGCTACACCATGCCCGCCGAGCTGCCCGGTTCACGGGGACCGGGGAGCTGGTGCCGCTGGACGAGCAGGATCGTTCGCGGTGGGACACGGCGATGATCGCCGAAGGAGTCGAGATCCTGCAGCGGGCGCTGGCCCAGGACCGGCACGGGGAGTACCAGGTCCAGGCCGCGATCGCGGCCCTGCACGACGACGCCCCACGCGCCGAGGAGACCGACTGGCCGCAGATCCTCAGCTGGTACGACGAGCTGATGCGACTGAGCGGTGCCAGCCCCGTCGTTGCGCTCAACCGCGCCGTGGCCGTGGGGCAGACCGACGGCCCGCTGGCGGGTCTGCGTGCCCTGCAGGAGGTGCCCGACGGCGTCCCTCGCCGGGACGCGGTGGCCGCCTGGCTGTCTGAGCGAGCCGGCGACACCGCCCGCGCGGCAGAGCTGTACGTCCTCGCCGCTCGGGCAGCTACCAGCGAGCCCGAACGCCGGCATCTGCTGAAGCGGGCCGCCCACTGCGCCCGGGGCGGACTTCCGGCGTGA
- a CDS encoding YciI family protein: MAKYLLLKHYRGGPQPTAEGSIPMEQWAPEEIDAHIAFMDHVADTLRERGEFVDAQALSPEGTFVRYDGEGRPPLTDGPFAESKDLIAGWMMIDVDSTERAHEVAAFLSSAPGPGGRTIKEWIEVRPFLTEPPAIG, translated from the coding sequence ATGGCGAAATACCTCTTGCTCAAGCATTACCGCGGCGGCCCGCAGCCCACCGCCGAGGGCAGCATTCCGATGGAGCAGTGGGCACCGGAGGAAATCGACGCGCACATCGCGTTCATGGACCACGTGGCAGACACACTCCGCGAGCGGGGCGAGTTCGTGGACGCCCAGGCGCTCTCCCCCGAGGGCACGTTCGTTCGCTATGACGGTGAAGGACGGCCTCCGCTCACCGACGGCCCGTTCGCGGAGTCGAAAGACCTGATCGCCGGGTGGATGATGATCGATGTGGACTCCACCGAGCGCGCCCACGAAGTCGCGGCGTTCCTCTCCTCGGCGCCCGGGCCAGGTGGCCGCACGATCAAGGAGTGGATCGAGGTTCGTCCGTTCCTGACCGAGCCACCCGCGATCGGCTGA
- a CDS encoding sigma-70 family RNA polymerase sigma factor, translated as MSTIPELAPQEAPESDAAIVAAVRRGRVGEFAVLYERYKDQAMRIARRDAGPDDAPDLVQETFARVLQAIRKGGGPTEDVPGYLFRTLRNLRIDRGGRREAPADDVESLGPPGLWVVDDDADATLDRGLVSEAFKGLPPRWREVLWLTEVEGAGPGELSERMGMRPTAISTLSARARQGFRSAWLQAHLRSDGAPDACRPVIARLGDYETGRLSSRRRAEVQRHLATCTDCPVLLTELTAVSERLGAMLLPLVILAPNAIWWVFGGGVAKAGVLLVGGVQSAGRRLRSPKLVLGAVTGATAVVAVAVAAYAWDPPGSPPDGQVPGATATADATPPSSPDPSGGIATSGSETSPQPAEDAEPTEGPAPEPAPGDRPPAPAPEPGLPEAEQVPGSGTRPAPEPQPQPTPAPGPTQEPDPQEPEPTPGPTPDPEPTPDPTEDPEPELVPPPPPVIELPNQTEVRVAPVLVGTALPGVVVTVTGDDAPAGTAVADEDGAWTLVPESPAQFYTATQEVVDGASEEFVGTSGPSNVVGPFQYTPPQWVGISDGSTRPLADYDDDGDRDDLLISFQGEPGTTIRVLVDGIDVGGTVISDAGAIERYVPDIAAGVHELGVHYVDPDTGARGPAMIVTITAV; from the coding sequence GTGTCAACCATCCCCGAACTGGCCCCCCAGGAGGCGCCAGAGAGCGACGCGGCCATCGTGGCCGCGGTGCGCCGAGGGCGAGTGGGCGAGTTCGCGGTGCTGTACGAGCGGTACAAGGACCAGGCCATGCGGATCGCCCGCCGTGATGCGGGACCAGACGACGCCCCCGACCTCGTCCAGGAGACGTTCGCTCGGGTGCTGCAGGCCATCCGCAAGGGCGGCGGCCCCACCGAAGACGTGCCCGGGTACCTGTTCCGCACGTTGCGCAACCTCCGTATCGACCGGGGCGGGCGCCGGGAGGCGCCTGCCGACGATGTCGAGTCGCTGGGACCCCCGGGATTGTGGGTGGTCGACGATGACGCCGATGCGACCCTTGACCGCGGGCTTGTGTCCGAGGCATTCAAGGGGCTACCGCCGCGCTGGCGTGAGGTGCTCTGGCTCACGGAGGTCGAGGGCGCCGGCCCGGGTGAACTGTCCGAGCGGATGGGAATGCGCCCGACGGCGATCTCCACCCTCTCCGCACGCGCCAGGCAGGGCTTCCGGTCGGCCTGGCTGCAGGCACATCTGCGCTCCGACGGCGCCCCTGACGCGTGCCGTCCGGTGATCGCACGTCTCGGCGACTACGAGACCGGGCGCCTCTCCAGTCGTCGCCGGGCTGAGGTTCAGCGGCACCTGGCTACCTGCACGGACTGCCCGGTCCTGCTCACCGAACTGACCGCCGTCTCGGAACGGCTCGGCGCCATGTTGTTGCCGCTGGTGATCCTTGCCCCGAACGCCATCTGGTGGGTGTTCGGCGGTGGGGTGGCCAAGGCCGGCGTGCTCCTGGTCGGAGGGGTCCAGAGCGCGGGGCGCAGGCTCCGCAGTCCGAAGCTGGTCCTCGGTGCCGTGACGGGGGCGACGGCTGTTGTTGCAGTCGCGGTGGCCGCCTACGCATGGGACCCGCCTGGGTCCCCGCCGGACGGGCAGGTCCCGGGCGCCACGGCGACCGCCGATGCCACGCCACCCTCGAGCCCGGACCCATCAGGCGGGATTGCAACGAGCGGCAGCGAGACCTCACCACAACCCGCCGAGGATGCGGAACCGACCGAGGGCCCTGCTCCGGAGCCGGCGCCTGGCGATCGCCCACCGGCTCCCGCGCCCGAGCCGGGCCTACCCGAGGCTGAGCAGGTACCCGGATCCGGGACCCGCCCCGCCCCCGAGCCTCAGCCGCAACCGACTCCCGCGCCCGGCCCCACACAGGAACCCGACCCGCAGGAGCCCGAGCCGACCCCTGGCCCCACCCCTGATCCCGAGCCGACCCCCGATCCCACCGAGGATCCGGAGCCTGAACTCGTCCCGCCTCCACCACCGGTCATCGAGCTGCCGAACCAGACCGAGGTCCGCGTCGCGCCTGTCCTGGTCGGGACGGCGCTACCTGGCGTGGTCGTGACGGTGACCGGTGACGATGCGCCCGCCGGAACAGCCGTGGCCGACGAGGATGGCGCGTGGACGCTCGTGCCCGAGAGCCCGGCCCAGTTCTACACCGCCACCCAAGAGGTGGTGGACGGAGCCTCCGAGGAGTTCGTTGGCACGTCAGGACCCAGCAACGTGGTCGGCCCGTTCCAGTACACGCCGCCACAGTGGGTAGGGATCTCCGACGGGTCCACCCGCCCCCTCGCCGACTACGACGACGATGGCGATCGTGATGATCTGCTGATCTCCTTCCAGGGCGAGCCGGGCACAACGATTCGCGTCCTCGTGGACGGCATCGATGTTGGCGGGACCGTGATCAGTGATGCCGGGGCCATCGAGCGCTACGTGCCCGACATTGCCGCGGGTGTGCATGAGCTCGGCGTGCACTACGTCGATCCGGACACCGGCGCGAGGGGCCCGGCAATGATCGTGACGATCACCGCGGTATGA
- the ald gene encoding alanine dehydrogenase, whose amino-acid sequence MRVGVVTEIKNNEYRVSATPAGVHELVEHGHQVRVQSGAGSGSSCGDEAYAAAGAELVEGAADVWDWAELVLKVKEPIAEEYRYLREGLTLFTYLHLAADERLTRALVESGATAIAYETVQAPDGSLPLLAPMSEVAGRLATQVGAIHLMRPYRGRGQLLGGVPGTPRGRVLVIGGGVAGEHAATIAVGMQAHVTVLDVSLPKLRALDARFGPRISTARSNAYIVAEHVREADLVIGAALVPGAEAPTLVTDAMVATMRPGSVLVDIAIDQGGCFEGSRPTTHDDPVFAVHDSLYYCVANMPGAVPITSTIALTNATLPYALAIADAGWRTAVEAVPALARGVNLTEGRLVNTAVGHAHGIDAEPL is encoded by the coding sequence ATGCGAGTCGGCGTCGTCACGGAGATCAAGAACAACGAGTATCGGGTCTCGGCCACACCCGCGGGTGTGCACGAGCTGGTTGAGCACGGTCATCAGGTACGGGTCCAATCAGGCGCGGGTTCGGGATCCTCGTGTGGTGACGAGGCCTATGCCGCCGCCGGTGCTGAGCTCGTCGAGGGCGCCGCCGATGTGTGGGACTGGGCCGAGCTGGTGCTCAAGGTGAAGGAGCCGATCGCCGAGGAGTACAGATACCTGCGCGAAGGGCTCACGCTCTTCACCTACCTGCACCTGGCAGCCGACGAGCGACTCACCCGCGCGCTTGTTGAGTCCGGAGCCACCGCGATCGCGTACGAGACGGTCCAGGCGCCGGACGGGTCGCTGCCGTTGCTCGCTCCGATGAGCGAGGTGGCCGGCCGCCTGGCCACCCAGGTCGGTGCGATCCACCTGATGCGCCCCTACCGGGGTCGTGGTCAGTTGCTCGGGGGCGTGCCCGGGACGCCCCGAGGCAGAGTATTGGTGATCGGCGGCGGCGTGGCCGGCGAGCATGCGGCGACGATCGCCGTCGGAATGCAGGCTCACGTCACGGTGCTCGACGTGTCGTTGCCCAAGTTGCGTGCCCTGGATGCGCGGTTTGGACCGCGCATCAGTACGGCACGGTCGAACGCCTACATCGTGGCCGAACATGTGCGGGAGGCTGACCTGGTGATCGGCGCAGCCCTCGTGCCCGGTGCCGAGGCGCCGACATTGGTCACCGATGCGATGGTGGCCACGATGCGTCCGGGTTCAGTGCTGGTCGACATTGCCATCGATCAGGGTGGCTGCTTCGAGGGATCGCGGCCGACCACGCACGACGATCCCGTTTTCGCGGTGCATGATTCGCTCTACTACTGCGTGGCGAATATGCCCGGTGCGGTGCCGATCACCTCAACGATCGCGCTCACCAACGCCACCTTGCCCTACGCACTGGCGATCGCCGACGCGGGGTGGCGCACCGCCGTCGAGGCTGTTCCGGCTCTTGCCCGCGGCGTGAATCTCACCGAGGGGCGCCTGGTGAACACAGCCGTCGGACACGCCCACGGAATCGACGCGGAACCACTGTGA
- a CDS encoding cation diffusion facilitator family transporter — MLGQLDERTEVLAMANGRSHGHDHGVTATHANRRRLQVVLAITLTAMIAQAVGAWISGSLSLLADAGHMLTDSAGVAIALIAAHLATRPATQSRTFGWQRAEVLAAMVNAMVLCAVGVLVIREALLRWGAEPDIQTGPMLVAAVVGALANLVSLLLLAGARGQSLNMRGAYLEVFGDLVGSAAVIVAGVVIMTTGWTRADAIASFAIGALILPRALILLKDVADVLLESTPRGVDLETVRQHITDLPAVQDVHDVHAWTITSGVPVLSAHVVLDTRGAGEVDPDLECATLDALAACLEGHFDVEHCTFQLEPAGHLRHETGVHR; from the coding sequence ATGCTCGGACAACTGGACGAGCGTACGGAGGTACTCGCAATGGCGAACGGCCGCAGCCATGGTCACGACCACGGCGTGACCGCCACGCACGCGAATCGCCGACGGCTGCAGGTGGTCCTGGCCATCACACTCACGGCAATGATCGCCCAGGCGGTGGGGGCGTGGATCTCCGGATCTCTGTCCCTGCTCGCGGATGCCGGGCATATGCTCACCGATTCAGCCGGTGTGGCAATCGCCCTGATCGCTGCCCACCTGGCCACCCGCCCGGCCACCCAGAGCCGGACGTTCGGCTGGCAGCGCGCCGAAGTGCTCGCGGCGATGGTCAATGCCATGGTGCTGTGCGCCGTCGGCGTGCTGGTGATCCGGGAGGCTCTCCTGCGCTGGGGCGCCGAACCGGACATCCAGACCGGGCCGATGCTCGTGGCGGCTGTGGTGGGCGCACTCGCCAATCTCGTCTCGCTGCTGCTGCTCGCAGGAGCCCGCGGGCAGAGCCTGAACATGCGGGGGGCTTACCTGGAGGTGTTCGGTGACCTGGTCGGCTCCGCGGCCGTGATCGTTGCTGGCGTGGTGATCATGACCACCGGGTGGACCAGGGCGGACGCCATCGCCTCGTTCGCCATCGGGGCGCTCATCCTGCCGCGCGCGCTCATCCTGCTCAAGGACGTGGCCGATGTGCTGCTGGAGTCGACGCCTCGCGGTGTCGACCTGGAGACTGTGCGCCAGCACATCACCGACCTGCCTGCCGTGCAGGACGTGCATGATGTGCACGCGTGGACCATCACCAGCGGCGTGCCGGTGTTGTCCGCACACGTGGTGCTGGACACTCGCGGTGCCGGGGAAGTGGATCCCGACCTGGAGTGCGCCACCCTGGACGCCCTCGCCGCGTGCCTGGAGGGGCACTTCGATGTGGAGCACTGCACGTTTCAGCTCGAACCCGCGGGGCATCTGCGTCACGAGACCGGGGTGCACCGCTGA